In Calliopsis andreniformis isolate RMS-2024a chromosome 8, iyCalAndr_principal, whole genome shotgun sequence, one DNA window encodes the following:
- the LOC143182531 gene encoding uncharacterized protein LOC143182531, translating to MKTSTNLNACGESVSTLTRCSPLNPQLPPPPPQPLHQPPLPTQVTTPATATSEPVHEQAPPNRDRDHHALHLDNRDYESYYHYYYYCYYYYYCYYHHNYVPETTVAPETTKIRSRRRYTCMCLCVSGTPNAERSVHRSVEIRSIPSWFVVDRSSEQTPLAAGTCPFTSITTTTTYLLLLPPLLLLYYYYYCYHYYYYYYHHLLCETTALQCYLLGPTNLPLPSTTLSTT from the exons ATGAAAAC GTCGACAAATCTAAACGCGTGCGGCGAGTCAGTCTCGACGCTGACCCGTTGCAGCCCGTTGAATCCGCaactaccaccaccaccaccacaacCTCTTCATCAACCACCACTTCCTACGCAAGTAACCACCCCCGCCACTGCCACCTCGGAGCCGGTCCACGAGCAGGCCCCCCCGAACCGTGATCGTGACCATCACGCGCTCCACCTCGATAATCGAGATTACGAGAGC TACtaccactactactactactgctactactactattactgCTACTACCATCACAACTACGTACCCGAGACAACGGTTGCTCCCGAGACCACGAAAATAAGATCTCGCCGACGGTATACATGTATGTGTTTGTGTGTGTCTGGAACACCTAATGCCGAACGATCGGTCCATCGATCGGTCGAGATCCGATCGATACCCTCGTGGTTCGTCGTTGATCGATCGAGCGAGCAAACGCCACTTGCCGCTGGGACTTGTCCGTTTACCagtattactactactactacttacCTACTGTTACTACCACCGCTACTACTactctactactactactactgctaccattactactactactactaccatCACCTACTGTGCGAGACTACAGCTCTGCAATGTTACCTGCTAGGACCTACTAATCTACCACTACCATCTACTACTCTATCTACTACTTAG